The region AAaccaaaattaattttttagatGTGGCCTGTAGAGCCTCCACCTTACATGTTCTATAGACAACAACCAAATGCTTTGAGAAAATTCTATTGGTACAATGCCAGGACTCCAATTTTAGTTGGCAAAATGCGATTAAAAAACTTTATGCGTAATATCCACATGCTACCCAGATATGTACATTCTCCTACACCATACCATGATATATATGGATCTTCCAAAAGGTATCTATTATAATGTATAATAGATTTACAATACTTTGTCAGCCTATCTTAGCATTTTAATCATTGACGTCTATATGATTTTCCAGAAGCGTCTTTAGAAATGTTAACACTGTTCCAACTACGCCAACAACCACAACGGACTACAGCGTGGGCCCCATCAACCCCTTTGTACCTTTGACGGCAGGAACGATTCCCAATCCTGAATTTTCCAAAGGCGTCGAGAATAAGAGGAATTACTCCGACTTTTCAAATAATGGCTGGTCCTTATGCCAAGAAAGTATAACAAACACAAGAACATCAGATGACTGTTTCAAGAATGTTTTAAATCGTTTTCCAAGAGAGGAATATACTCGCAGCTTAAATAGCGTGGCCAGCGATTTAGCACTGACAACAACTAGTCTTCCATACTTAAATTATATTACTCACACCTACTTTACCCTTGATGATGTGATTCTACCTCGTTCAGGGAATAGGTTTACAGACAGCTCAGCAAAAGAAACCAATGAGTATCGTCTGAAACCTATCATTATAACAACTGAAATGCCCCCTTCCATTACTACTGAGGTTCTTCAGACTACAACTAAAGCGATACCAACGACAGAAGcgccgatcccgatcccgatacAGACAACAATGACCGTTTTTGATGTCGAgtacagcagcagcgcgaATCCCGTTATCTCTACAGAAACAACTGAATTCGCACTTCTATtagaaaattacaaaaattggACAACAGTGCAAACCATCAAAGAAAATCCATCTTACTTACCAATTGTAACAACAGAATCTTTTAAACCCATCCTAAAACCGGAAAAAGTTAGAAAAAATATGACACCAATAATGCggagaaaattaaaatctcTAAAACtacatttcaaaaatattgtaACCACAAAAGAAACCCCGAAATACCGAGAAAATAAGACCGAAATAGCTAGTAGTgacaattataataaattaatcGAAGCGTCAACGTCCACGATTCCAGCGACGATAAGGCCTAAGCTAAAGAGGACATTTAGAAAAGCCCGCATTATaacatcaacaaaaaaaactcccGTTGAAATTACACGCAACATTACAGAAACAAGTAATTTGAAActgaagcaaaaaaaaacaagcaggATCTTTCAAAGGCGGAAACAATTAAATACTACAATTTTGCCCGAACCGTTAAAGAATATTACAAGTGAAAATGACTTTAGCAGCAAATTTAAACGTCGTTCAACTTCTACAACTCGCAAGTCCAAGACAATTGAAGATACCGAACACCCACACGTACGCAACTCAACGAAATCTAGCAACAGTAATGGTCTTCGATCACGGGCAGACGGAATAATAGAAGACAAAGCAACGTTGGTCACAGAATCGGCCATTATGACTATATCTAGCGGCAGCATTAAGCTGAAACAACCAATATTGAAACTAAAGTCACACCCGCACAGCGGAAAAAAGATAAATTACATAGAAAATGATACCGTAATTCCGTCCCTTCCAATTGaagtttattttaaaaaagttAACCAACAATAAGCAAACAGTTACAATTATACATGtcaatatttaaaataacAGAGATATTATTTCGCACCTTTCAAACGTtagttttattattgttttttctgaaTTAAATAATTTCGGAAACTATCGTCAATTCTCATTAGTTTAGTTTCATCGTTCCAAAAAATGATAATCTATCGGATGAGCACATTGAGAAAAATTCAGAGTGGCATTGGGCATTCCTGTTTTGTTGATTATCGACCGGAAACAAAACGTGAGTCTCATTCGATAGCAGGGTTCTTTCGTTTTACATCTTCGGTTGGAACAGTCGCTTGATTCACAAGTAGGTGTgctattttaataaatttgcggcttaaaaatttgcaaattCATTCGGCATACTTGATAAAAGTTTTAACCCCCTGGTTGTGCGCTTGAAATGTTAGAATGCAGTCGGCAATAAAATTAACCTATGACTGCATTCATGTGCAATCTAGGTGGAAGAAAGTGtgtacatacagacatacacacatacatatgtacatatcttgAGTACACAAAATGATCAGGTCTTGGCATTGTCCTATGTCTCAACAATTTTAGCAAAGTAAATAATGGAACATTGCAGTGTAACTTGCCAATTTTAAactaagtgtgtgtgtgtgtgtgtacatatgtatttcggaatatacatatgcagacatgtatttacatacatacatacatatgccaATGAACTTGCAAATTTATgaatggatatacatatgtagcatGTGAATGTACTTCAGTGGTCTTGTGCGAGGCTggtaacaaataaattaactaATCAATACATTCTTGTGTCGTGGCAGATATGGCAGACCTAGACGATCATTTTGACACGGCCGATTCCGGAGCATCGACCACTTATCCGATGCAATGCTCGGCCCTACGCAAAAACGGATTTGTTATGTTGAAGTCGAGGCCATGCAAAATTGTCGAGATGTCTACATCCAAGACCGGAAAGCACGGACATGCTAAAGTTCATATGGTTGGAATTGATATTTTTTCCAACAAGAAGTAAGTATGTTTTATGTGAGCCAATGATTTATTTAACGTTTGCATTTGTATTCGGACTTTCGtatttgtgtatgtatatgtaagtTCTATATGGCGTGATAATCTTATCTCAAAATTATCACCCTTAAGAAAGAAACCAAATTAAAAGAGACGTACGAACCAGTTTCTGAccaatacatacaaatatgtcCAAAACATATTgcatttataataaaaattttgaTTGCAGGCAAAGCACCTTGACATTTCTTAACACACGTGTATTTTGGTGCTTTTTATTACAGATATGAGGATATTTGCCCATCTACTCATAACATGGATGTTCCCCATGTTAAACGTGAAGACTTCCAGTTGATTGCCGTCAGTGACGACAACTTCCTCACCCTAATGTCGGACGGCGGAGACTTGCGTGAAGACTTGAAGGTACCAGATGGTGAGATTGGCGAATCATTACGTGCTGATTTTGATAATGGCAAGGAGTTACTGGTAAGatactttaaatatttcaccCACTGGCATTTGttcatatttattaatttctccTTTTTGCAGTGCACTGTGCTTAAAGCATGTGGAGAGGAGTGCGTTATTGCAACTAAGAACAATACGGCTCTggacaaataaacaaaacgtgTTGCCGTTAATTTCTGTTGCATTTACATCTGAAGCAAATTTATTCAAAGATGCTGTTATAGGCTAGTTGGCTCTACATCTTAAATCTGGTTCTGAAGAtcgtaataaataaaacagaaactcGAAGCATCCATGTTTGAATAACTAAGTAACAAAATAAACGTTTGCCAATAAAATTTTTTACCTAAACGTCAACATTAATTGCTACAGTTTTAATCTTAATAAGGAGTGAACTGAACTTGCTTTACCCTCTTGAACTTTCCATACACATATAGACAAAACGATATTAAAGCCTTTGCACCCGGCTGCCGGCCGGtaatacatgtacatatgtatgttgctGATTTGGTCTTGAATTTTTTGGTGAAGGTAGGTCGTGACGGACACAAGAACGGAAATCGTGGACTAGTAGACTCAGAATATTTTGatcaatacaaatatttcCGCCCAAACGTAGCTTGGGCCGAAATCAACGCTACGTATATGCGTACATACATAGGCCAATCGAATGGTCAAATTACAGAAAAAGAATATA is a window of Drosophila pseudoobscura strain MV-25-SWS-2005 chromosome 3, UCI_Dpse_MV25, whole genome shotgun sequence DNA encoding:
- the eEF5 gene encoding eukaryotic translation initiation factor 5A, with protein sequence MADLDDHFDTADSGASTTYPMQCSALRKNGFVMLKSRPCKIVEMSTSKTGKHGHAKVHMVGIDIFSNKKYEDICPSTHNMDVPHVKREDFQLIAVSDDNFLTLMSDGGDLREDLKVPDGEIGESLRADFDNGKELLCTVLKACGEECVIATKNNTALDK